Within the Medicago truncatula cultivar Jemalong A17 chromosome 4, MtrunA17r5.0-ANR, whole genome shotgun sequence genome, the region GCTATGTGCGTTCTAGGATGCACTatctttttcatcattcaacctctttttcatcattcattcaaccTCTTTTTCCATCATTCAACCTCTTTTTCCATCATTCattcaacttattttttcaacattcaacCTATTTTTTCTACATTATACCTTATAAGAACCCTCACATTCTCACATTTCCTTACATTCTCTCCTCCTTACTCTCATTTCCTCACATACTCTCCTCCTTACTCTCattcttcctctttcttctaCAAAATGTTGGTTTGTCATCATTCGCCTTTCATTGAAATAAGCctctttgaaaatttgaaaatttcaagAGGTTTCTTTGAATTGGTTTTACCCCAGGatttagggtttatggtttgtgttttttttctttgttttaaccCAAGCGGTAgttaaatgtattattaaacAACAAGAGTGCAAAGGTgaggaacaatatttttttttgggtcataTTGGTGTTGTCTTGTATGAGTATCTTGGAGAAGAGTATTCAAAAGTTTTAGGAATAAAGATGACTCCACCTATTAAGGAATAAATGTACGACGAGATGAACAATTTTGGGTCATCTTGGTGTTGTCTTGTATGAGTATCTTGGAGAAGAGTATCCAGAAGTTCTAGGAATAAAGATGACTCCACCTATTAAGGAATAAATGTACGACgaagatattatttttaatgttattggtATGACGAAgcagatttagttttaccccatTGTAAATGTATTATTGTACtaataaaatgtgattttatatcTATTACTTGTGTtcctttattttagtttttatttgcatttatttatttatatgaaatataaaatttcaaatagaAAATGTTTATTAAAGAAAAGTCAGTTTAAATACGAACACAacaacagttaactgccgctggagcTAGCGGTTGTTAACAACCGCCGCTTAGTCTAACGGTTGTTAACAACCGTTGGGGGCATTtaagtattttacttgtgtcattGTGAAGTTTTttatgtcagaaaagcaattttctttgatTCTTAGTAAGGCATTGAATTGGCTACAAATTCACTTGGTGAATTGTTACATCAATTTGGTcaacatttgaaaataataGACAATCTTCACACGATAAGGAAAATGGAACATTTTAGAGAGACAAGCTCTCCTTCTCTCTAACTCTCCTCCCGAGCTCAGGTTAGGGTTTCCTATTCATCTAAGTGGTGGTTGTTCCCCAGCACTTCCTGGTCCGCCCTCCCTACTTGGGAGTACACTCCTAGGTACTCCTagttttcctttccttttttccTTTGATCCTTGATTCTGATGTGTTCTTCAATGGAGGGTTGGAAGAGTGTCCAAACAACACAACAGCCCATCAAGCTTCCATCCCCTGCTGTCAAAGATCTCTCTCAAGGAGAGAGACCCTCCACCAAAGCCTCCCCCTCCAAACCGCTTCTCTGTAACTGCTCCAACTTCAACAGATCTGATTTCGATCCGGCCACCGCTAAAACCACTGTGGTTTTATTGTCGTTTGGTGTCTTCTACTGGTTCTTGCTTTAGCTTCATTGTTGTTATGTTTgattgtatctttttttgtttttcttgtgttatgtttttctatttcTGTTCATGTCTCTGTTTTGTTATAGTTGCACAAAAGCTGTTTGTTAAAATGCCTCAATGGTGCTGGACTTTTTGGACTAGAGTTATGTGTGCATATTTGAAAGTGGTTGCCAACAATCTCTATCTCTTCTCAACCAAACAAATGGATTCCAAATTTGTGGTGAGTTTGACTAATTTCGAGACCACATATAGTCGATATGTGCTTGTAAAAGTCAAAGAAATGATCCTTAATTAGATAGATAAAAAGACCGTGGATCTTCTCTTCTCCTTTGTCAATGATCACTTGAGGAAGAAATTGGTTTGGGTGATAGGTTTTAGATATTGGTTTGCTGAACCACTCTTGATTTATGTACTCTCAAAATGTAATGTTGTCCAAGCATTAGCTTATTTAGCTAGGTGTGCTACCTTTAATGTGTTGATGAGGAATGTCTCCACACACTCTATTCCAATCATTTGTAATGCTCTTTATTTCAATCAATGAAATTATGTGTTTaccgtaaaaaaaataaaataattggtcAACATTTGCATTTAGGTAGTCGTCTAAGAggctaattaaaaaaaatccgctcttctttatattattatttagcTATCTTTTGTACAAGTtatttgaaaggaaagaaattaccgttatttttgataaaagtaAATGGCAATATCTCATTTGTTCGATAAATTaaagttgttattattttgaTGGTCAagcaaaatattcaaatttagCTTTTGTTCTTCATCAACTGTGTCTTAATCATATTATGTATTTGGATTTTGGCGCTTAGCTTGTTACCTATGTCACTTCCTTTGTTGTTTGCTATGGTTTTGTACTTAAATTATTGTACTCTTTACTTCTATGCTTGTACTCCTTGAACCGGGTAGAATTCTTTGTTTGGGCAATATATTCCATTTGGGTTTTTAtgtaaattacaaaataatacCATTTTTGATACAATTTATTCATATATAGCATAGGTAAGAAACTTTATTTGATTCTCTATGAAATTCAAAGATACACATACACACAAGTCATTAATGCCATAGGTTCACAAGTCACAAACTTCACAAATCCATCTAAGTTCACAACTTCACCACACTCTTATAGAATCAATCCTAATATCACTCTACATTCACTTGCTTAACATCTTTTCTAGGCTTTTCACTTCTAGGAATAGTAACAATTAGGACACCATCCTTCAACTCAGCCTTAATTTCATCAACCTTAGCATCATCAGGCAAAACCAAACTAGTATTATAGTAACCATAACTACTTGATGAAAAATactcattatcatcatcatcatccccTCCTCCTTCTTTCTCTTCCTTGTGTTCTCCCTTTATTGTCAACACTCCATCACCAATTGTTATGTTCACATTCTCTTTAGGGATTCCTGGCATGTCATATTTCAGTTTATAGTGGTTGTCACTTTCTTTCACACGTCCACTTAATGACCATGGTGTCAaattcatgttgttaaatagcttGTTGATGTTCTCAGTTACTTGCATTAGGGCATTTCCAAGACCTGATGGAAATAACTCTgaaaaattaacacaaaataTAATGTAAGGTTGTGTTTCATGTACTCTTCAGTGGGACCATGGTTTCAACTCATGGTTTCAATTCAAATGATGCAGATACCAAAATGACCATGGTTTCAACTCAAATATTTTAGAATTCAATAATCAATGTAAATTAATTCCTTTGACTAATGTGAACATACGTGGAGGAAAGACAAGAAATTTTTATGCATGTGGAACAAGTTTGGGATTGGGAAAATTTATCTTATTCTAAAAATTTATGATAAGATTAGTTACTCCTAAttgtcaaaagaaaacatatgGTAAGAAGAAAATAAAGCTCCCAATTGTCAAAGAATtaggttttcaatttttgttctATTGAGTAGAGGAATTTGATTTCTAAAAACAATGTTTGAAAGATTTAAAGTTGATTTCCTTTAgctttgaaattgaaatttgacctccttttcattttcaagagAATTTGGAAATTGTATGTTTAAATTCACGCACCAACATATCAAATATTCATACATTCTTCAATCATATTAGTTGTACTTACGAGATAATTTAATCTCCTTTGCTACCGCTAGCTTAAAAGTTAAAGTGGATGTTGTTCTTCAAATGAGATTAAACTAGAAAACAAAGAACCAATGGTTGAATCCAATGATTAATCACCTTTAGTTAAAATTTAATCAACATAAAATAGGCAAGTATTAAAAAATTACCCTAATCAATCCCCGATCAAAATAATGTTTGTCCAAGTTTTATTTATCTGTCAACCGAACTCTAAATTATGAATAACATTTTCTCAAAGAATCAAATGATTAACATAACtacatatataaaagaaaacaaaaagaaagaaagagggaGAAAAATACCAAAAGGAGCAGGAAGAAAGTCACGATCAACATTTCTAGAAAGCCATCTTCTACCTCTTCTCCTTGGGAACAACCTTGACTTCTTATCATTATTACCTTCTGAGACAGCTACTTCACTTCCTTCAGATTTTCCCTTATCACCAACTGCAGTTGTTGCAAACCTTGCAACTAACTCATTATTATTAATCCACTTATTTTGCTTTTGCAAGGACCCTGCTGATGATGATACTCTTTGTTGTAAATTTCTCAATGCCAAACGTGCCAAAGCCATTTTGTTTACCTTGATCTTTtaagtacttttttttcttgcttttgtttttttgcttataataattataGGAGAAGTTTATGCAGCTTaaataagatgttttgattTGATGTTGGTTACTTTTCTTTGGATGTTTGGAGAAGTGTCCAACAGATTCTAGAGAGAGAACACTCAAAAGAGTGTTCGAGAGAGGGAAAGAATCAAAGAACAATACACGAAGCTTTGAGCATCttctaaacttttatttttcttttccttctctgGTCTTTTTGAATATATGTCCAATTCATAGTAATTAGCTTTTAATTCAGGTTTTAAATTTACCTtaatatgtcaaaaaaaaattccaacaaaTAATGTGTATAAGAATTATGTAATTgcgtaaaaaaaactaattatgtatagtgtaaaaaaaattacttgtttGTATAATCTTGTATTACTATGGATATGTTTGTTGTTAGCTGATGATTTAATCACATTTTTAAAGagattgtttatttatttttttaaaggtagATTCTACTTTAAGAATGAAAAATAACACAGTTTCAAGATATGAAGACACTATTTTGACAGACATTAAGACAACCCATTATAATCCATGATGTCAAAATATCTTCAATCTTTTAGGTATGTAATGGTATACCTTTAATAATATCTAGTTATTCCTTCATGGCAATAATACCATTATTTAATGGTTTATATATTGACGTATTTGATATACAAATATATGATCTTACTAACCACCTTTGTAGAAATTCCTGAAATTAGTCATGATTATAACCAATGTATCAAAGTTTCTGACTGCACCATAGtaattgataaaaattgaaggaagaCTATTCATTACAGAATATACTCATATGTATGTGAATCATGCAAGAAAGGTTTATATCCATGAAGCATAACCCAAATTAAATATACCCAAATGTGAAATCAAAGTCATATAGTCATTTGACCACTCCATCTCATCTGAGATAAGCAATTCCATCAAGACGGCAGTGGATTTTAAAATGCcatgtttgaagaaaatatgaaaCCAAGTCAGAAATGGTGAACTATTTGACCATTTCCCTACATAATTTTAGTCAAATTTAACCCAAAAATGCATAGCAAATGGAAGTGCATCATGCAGTCAACAAAGGGAGATTTTCCAAACTTGCCTCTTGTGGATACCAGAGAGAAACCAGGACAATCAATTAAATAAAGTATAATACAATTATCTTAAAGCCTGCAGAGAGAAATTACACTCTTTTGGCATGTAAAAATTGATATACAAACTGCAACATATTCATTCCCCTTCCCCCTGTTCCTACAGAAGCAAGAACTAAAATTATTTCATGGATCAAACAAACCAAACGGCAAATCCTCAACCTTCAACGGCTCAGTCATACAGGCCATCCTGTTCCCAAATGTCCACAAGAAAATCTACCATTTCCTATTAATCAGTTTTGATAGGAGGACATCATCAgatcatcatttttttaatcaatattgCATAAATGGTTGTTCAGAAGTAAATAGACATCCATTTAGTCTCTTAAGTTATTACTCACTCtccaatttagtccctaaagtATATGAAAACTTATCATGTTAGTCCCTAACATTTTAGGAAATACTTATCATATTTATATACTTTAGATCCTAAATTGGAGAGAGTGATTCTTTAGAcactaaattgatggtttattctTCAGAAGTTGATGCTTACAGCGAGAGGGATAGGCTGACGGAATGGTTTGTTGCTTGTCAGTAAACTTTCATATGTTGCGTTCCAACTGCAAAGCCAAAAAAATTTGGCAAGGCACTGAAAATAAGTTCTGACAAGATAGACACAATTTCATAATTACTGACATAAATAAATCCTATCTGCCTCATGCGGACATCTTATAATTGACCAATTTAAATATTTAGTTTCACAACATGCGTACCAACATGAAATCACTTATTGAAGATAACTAACGGAAATTGTATAGCAGCCTAACTACAATGTCTTTGGTACAAAATTGAGACACgaaaaagatagtaataaaagcTTACAGAAATATGGATTTGAAGTAATCCCAACAGAAACAAAATTACAGAACTAAGAAGCTTCCAAAAGAATTAATCCAACGGCAAGGATGTTATTCACCTTAATTTAGGTTCTCGCAATTGTTGCGTTCGATTCTCAGGCTTTTTATTTCCAACCCAACGCTGCCGAGTCTGATTCCATAGAATTAGACCTGtagccaaaaatattt harbors:
- the LOC11429344 gene encoding 26.5 kDa heat shock protein, mitochondrial isoform X2, with the protein product MALARLALRNLQQRVSSSAGSLQKQNKWINNNELVARFATTAVGDKGKSEGSEVAVSEGNNDKKSRLFPRRRGRRWLSRNVDRDFLPAPFGLGNALMQVTENINKLFNNMNLTPWSLSGRVKESDNHYKLKYDMPGIPKENVNITIGDGVLTIKGEHKEEKEGGGDDDDDNEYFSSSSYGYYNTSLVLPDDAKVDEIKAELKDGVLIVTIPRSEKPRKDVKQVNVE
- the LOC11429344 gene encoding 26.5 kDa heat shock protein, mitochondrial isoform X1, translated to MALARLALRNLQQRVSSSAGSLQKQNKWINNNELVARFATTAVGDKGKSEGSEVAVSEGNNDKKSRLFPRRRGRRWLSRNVDRDFLPAPFELFPSGLGNALMQVTENINKLFNNMNLTPWSLSGRVKESDNHYKLKYDMPGIPKENVNITIGDGVLTIKGEHKEEKEGGGDDDDDNEYFSSSSYGYYNTSLVLPDDAKVDEIKAELKDGVLIVTIPRSEKPRKDVKQVNVE
- the LOC11429345 gene encoding uncharacterized protein isoform X3, whose protein sequence is MDNSAVQSQGSISSTSLTNQAVAAHASSSNNPSEFVNHGLILWNQTRQRWVGNKKPENRTQQLREPKLSWNATYESLLTSNKPFRQPIPLAEMVDFLVDIWEQDGLYD